A single window of Dermacentor albipictus isolate Rhodes 1998 colony chromosome 1, USDA_Dalb.pri_finalv2, whole genome shotgun sequence DNA harbors:
- the LOC135916998 gene encoding sulfotransferase ssu-1-like: protein MGHSLDKVQSPQYLDVDGVLVPRSFSRDNVLYATQMRPDNGDVVIAGYPNSGTKTVAIVLHLLTHGARQAQGAPAGLPLSLQLPPANTAASAAATTAARHVVNASLIEWKGKEVESTKPPRLLCTHLPYTKLNINRQAKYIYMLRNPKDCCACAFDDAVTFPQDYDFGEGRFNDFLDLFLQGSVHGNDYFRHVFSWWAHRHEPHVMFVVLEDLRMESRAHVERVLNFVGWRDAIDNSRNVALMQEVLEHIASGPEHTRIMEVRMASAPVPSSASPDRALARVTTAGYWKNYFTSGQSKRMDLVFQERTKGTDIARLWNEYNVFPV, encoded by the exons ATGGGCCACTCCCTGGACAAAGTGCAGAGCCCCCAGTACCTGGACGTGGACGGCGTGTTGGTACCGCGCTCCTTCTCGCGCGACAACGTGCTGTACGCGACGCAAATGCGGCCCGACAATGGCGACGTGGTGATAGCGGGCTACCCCAACAGCGGCACCAAGACCGTGGCCATCGTGTTGCACCTGCTCACCCACGGGGCTCGACAAGCACAGGGCGCGCCGGCAGGGTTGCCACTCTCCCTGCAGCTGCCGCCCGCGAACACGGCCGCTTCCGCGGCAGCCACGACGGCGGCCCGCCACGTCGTGAACGCGTCCCTCATCGAGTGGAAGGGCAAGGAGGTCGAGTCGACGAAGCCGCCGAGACTGCTGTGCACGCACCTGCCCTACACCAAGCTCAACATCAACCGGCAAGCCAA GTACATCTACATGCTGCGCAACCCGAAAGACTGCTGCGCGTGCGCCTTCGACGACGCGGTGACGTTCCCGCAGGACTACGACTTCGGCGAAGGCCGCTTCAACGACTTCCTCGACCTGTTCCTGCAGGGCTCCGTGCACGGAAACGACTACTTCCGGCACGTGTTCTCGTGGTGGGCGCACCGTCACGAGCCGCACGTGATGTTCGTCGTCCTCGAGGATCTGCGCATGGAGTCCCGCGCCCACGTCGAGCGCGTGCTCAACTTCGTCGGCTGGCGCGACGCTATCGACAACAGCCGCAACGTGGCGCTCATGCAGGAGGTGCTCGAGCACATCGCCAGTGGACCCGAGCACACCCGCATCATGGAG GTCAGGATGGCATCGGCTCCCGTACCATCTTCCGCTTCACCCGACCGGGCGTTGGCACGCGTGACGACAGCTGGCTACTGGAAGAACTACTTCACGTCCGGCCAGTCCAAGCGCATGGACCTCGTCTTCCAGGAGCGAACCAAGGGCACCGACATTGCCCGTCTGTGGAACGAATACAACGTTTTTCCCGTTTAG
- the LOC135916999 gene encoding sulfotransferase ssu-1-like, giving the protein MATTAESSSSKSPKRTKSFFVDVQGVLAPWNSNVSDVLFAMMYRPYPGDVFINCYPRSGGTWLSMLLYALTHGGRRPADYTALSLDVLFLERMGRKVENTAPPRRLKSHLPAKKLRLSQAAKYVYVVRDYRDCCVSLYEQMSTRALDYRFAGVTFDDYLERFVTGAVEDNDYFDHVNSWWEHRSSPNYFFVLLENLKNDFEHVVKDLGEFLGGPAERLVRDDRRLEELRQLCTYDCAPKTPPKGASLSPPPPEYLRDGRCYINCLSCSNRWEAELSEEQATKLAQYFTERTQGTPLEDLFGSLGRGKTQNDDASCLETVLRNDN; this is encoded by the exons ATGGCGACAACGGCGGAGTCGTCGTCGTCGAAGTCTCCCAAGCGCACCAAGTCGTTCTTTGTCGACGTCCAAGGCGTCCTCGCGCCGTGGAACTCCAACGTGAGCGACGTGCTCTTCGCCATGATGTACCGGCCTTACCCTGGAGACGTCTTCATCAACTGCTACCCGCGCTCGGGCGGCACCTGGCTCAGCATGCTGCTGTACGCGCTCACACACGGCGGCCGCCGACCTGCGGACTACACGGCGCTCTCGCTGGACGTGCTCTTCCTCGAACGCATGGGCCGCAAGGTGGAAAACACGGCACCGCCCCGCAG ACTGAAGAGCCACCTGCCAGCGAAGAAGCTGCGGCTTAGTCAGGCGGCCAAGTACGTGTACGTGGTGCGCGACTACCGCGACTGCTGCGTCTCGCTGTACGAGCAGATGTCGACCAGGGCGCTCGACTACCGGttcgcgggcgtcaccttcgatGACTACTTGGAGCGCTTTGTCACAGGCGCGGTGGAGGACAACGACTACTTCGACCACGTGAACTCCTGGTGGGAGCACCGCAGTAGCCCCAACTACTTCTTCGTCTTGCTCGAGAATCTCAAGAACGACTTTGAACAC GTTGTGAAAGACCTCGGCGAATTCCTAGGCGGCCCCGCCGAGCGATTGGTGCGCGACGACCGCCGGCTGGAGGAACTGCGCCAACTGTGCACCTACGACTGCGCCCCCAAGACGCCGCCCAAGGGCGCCTCActgtcgccgccgccgcccgagtaCCTCCGCGACGGCCGGTGCTACATCAACTGCCTGAGCTGCAGCAACCGCTGGGAGGCCGAGCTCAGCGAAGAGCAAGCCACGAAGCTCGCGCAGTACTTCACCGAACGGACCCAGGGAACGCCGCTCGAAGACCTCTTCGGCTCGCTGGGACGCGGCAAAACGCAGAACGACGACGCCAGCTGCCTCGAAACCGTATTACGTAATGATAATTAA